In the Oxyura jamaicensis isolate SHBP4307 breed ruddy duck chromosome 18, BPBGC_Ojam_1.0, whole genome shotgun sequence genome, one interval contains:
- the MMD gene encoding monocyte to macrophage differentiation factor isoform X2, whose product MRRLQERFRRFMNHPAPANSRYKPTCYEHAANCYTHAFLIVPAIVGSALLHRLSDDRWEKITAWMYGMGLCALFIVSTVFHIVSWKKSHLRTMEHCFHMCDRMMIYVFIAASYAPWLNLRELGPLASHMRWFIWLMAAGGTIYVFLYHEKYKIVELFFYLAMGFSPALVVTSMSNTDGLQEVAWGGLIYCLGVVFFKSDGVIPFAHAIWHVFVATAAAVHYYAIWKYLYRSPADIIRHL is encoded by the exons GTTCATGAACCACCCAGCTCCAGCAAACAGCCGCTACAAACCCACTTGCTATGAACATGCTGCTAATTGTTACACACATGCA tTCCTTATTGTTCCTGCAATTGTGGGTAGTGCCCTTCTCCACCGGCTTTCTGATGATCGATGGGAAAAGATAACAGCATGGATGTATGGCATGGGGCTCTGTGCGCTCTTCATTGTCTCCACAGTATTTCATATAGTTTCTTGGAAAAAGAGTCACTTAAG GACAATGGAGCATTGCTTTCACATGTGTGACAGAATGATGATCTACGTCTTCATTGCAGCATCATATGCACCATG GCTAAATCTACGTGAGCTTGGACCTCTAGCATCTCACATGCGTTGGTTTATCTGGCTGATGGCTGCTGGAGGGACCATTTATGTATTTCTCTACCATGAAAA GTATAAGATCGTTGAACTCTTTTTCTACTTAGCGATGGGATTTTCTCCTGCTCTGGTAGTGACCTCCATG AGCAACACCGATGGACTTCAGGAGGTTGCCTGGGGAGGCTTGATATATTGTCTTGGTGTGGTGTTCTTCAAGAGTGATGGAGTCATTCCTTTTGCCCATGCCATCTGGCACGTATTTGTggccacagcagctgctgttcaTTACTATGCCATTTGGAAGTACCTTTACAGAAGTCCTGCAGACATCATTCGTCACTTAtga
- the MMD gene encoding monocyte to macrophage differentiation factor isoform X1: MFTLRLQKDNPFTRFMNHPAPANSRYKPTCYEHAANCYTHAFLIVPAIVGSALLHRLSDDRWEKITAWMYGMGLCALFIVSTVFHIVSWKKSHLRTMEHCFHMCDRMMIYVFIAASYAPWLNLRELGPLASHMRWFIWLMAAGGTIYVFLYHEKYKIVELFFYLAMGFSPALVVTSMSNTDGLQEVAWGGLIYCLGVVFFKSDGVIPFAHAIWHVFVATAAAVHYYAIWKYLYRSPADIIRHL; the protein is encoded by the exons GTTCATGAACCACCCAGCTCCAGCAAACAGCCGCTACAAACCCACTTGCTATGAACATGCTGCTAATTGTTACACACATGCA tTCCTTATTGTTCCTGCAATTGTGGGTAGTGCCCTTCTCCACCGGCTTTCTGATGATCGATGGGAAAAGATAACAGCATGGATGTATGGCATGGGGCTCTGTGCGCTCTTCATTGTCTCCACAGTATTTCATATAGTTTCTTGGAAAAAGAGTCACTTAAG GACAATGGAGCATTGCTTTCACATGTGTGACAGAATGATGATCTACGTCTTCATTGCAGCATCATATGCACCATG GCTAAATCTACGTGAGCTTGGACCTCTAGCATCTCACATGCGTTGGTTTATCTGGCTGATGGCTGCTGGAGGGACCATTTATGTATTTCTCTACCATGAAAA GTATAAGATCGTTGAACTCTTTTTCTACTTAGCGATGGGATTTTCTCCTGCTCTGGTAGTGACCTCCATG AGCAACACCGATGGACTTCAGGAGGTTGCCTGGGGAGGCTTGATATATTGTCTTGGTGTGGTGTTCTTCAAGAGTGATGGAGTCATTCCTTTTGCCCATGCCATCTGGCACGTATTTGTggccacagcagctgctgttcaTTACTATGCCATTTGGAAGTACCTTTACAGAAGTCCTGCAGACATCATTCGTCACTTAtga